A genomic window from Plutella xylostella chromosome 23, ilPluXylo3.1, whole genome shotgun sequence includes:
- the LOC105386974 gene encoding histone deacetylase complex subunit SAP18, with protein sequence MKMAGLESMVHPTTTIEEVKPVDREKTCPLLLRVFCSTGRHNSPGDYVRGSVPQNELQIYTWMDATLRELTSLVKEVNPETRRKGTYFDFAIVYPDTRSPTYRLREIGVTCSGQRGGDDNKTLGQLKFQIGNYLDISITPPNRMPPPMRRPMPYANNRPY encoded by the exons ATGAAAATGGCAGGATTAGAATCTATGGTCCACCCTACAACAACTATTGAAGAGGTTAAGCCGGTTGACAGAGAAAAG ACTTGTCCCCTATTGCTGAGAGTGTTTTGTTCCACCGGGCGTCACAACTCCCCCGGAGACTATGTCCGCGGCAGCGTACCTCAGAATGAGCTGCAGATCTACACTTGGATGGACGCCACTCTCCGAGAACTCACCTCCCTTGTCAAGGAGGTTAACCCAGAAACTCGTCGTAAAGGAACATACTTTGACTTCGCTATTGTCTACCCAGACACCCGATCACCAACATACCGCTTGAGGGAAATAGGAGTCACATGTTCTGGCCAACGAGGTGGTGATGATAATAAGACTCTTGGTCAGCTGAAGTTCCAGATTGGGAATTACTTGGATATTTCGATCACCCCGCCTAACAGAATGCCTCCTCCGATGAGGCGCCCAATGCCGTATGCTAACAATCGCCCATATTAG
- the LOC105386973 gene encoding protein sarah produces the protein MSHKEDEDTLQDEDVFINEEDGMPNSHPNIGNFAHESEPQDEVSDFDDLPKSVIVTNIHSEVFASESLKKELEELFRTFSDKATFQWLRSFRRLRVNYDSPLAAANARVQLHLFQFYSSSINCYFAQPVTPVAFTSLKPPALTKQFLISPPSSPPVGWEPRAEGEPLVNHDLLAALATLAPGGSCELHARTPTQPAIIVHTALAADAQPHIGVKIPQTRCPEF, from the coding sequence ATGTCTCACAAGGAAGACGAAGATACGTTGCAAGATgaagatgtttttattaaCGAAGAGGACGGAATGCCGAACAGCCACCCTAATATCGGTAATTTTGCCCATGAAAGTGAGCCCCAGGACGAGGTAAGCGACTTCGACGATTTACCCAAGTCCGTAATCGTGACGAACATCCACAGTGAAGTGTTTGCGAGTGAGAGCCTAAAAAAGGAGCTAGAAGAACTATTTCGTACATTCTCGGACAAAGCCACTTTCCAGTGGCTGCGAAGTTTCCGTCGCTTGCGTGTGAACTACGACAGCCCGCTGGCGGCGGCGAACGCGCGCGTGCAGCTGCACTTGTTCCAGTTCTACAGCTCGAGCATCAACTGCTACTTCGCGCAGCCGGTGACGCCCGTGGCGTTCACGAGCCTGAAGCCGCCGGCGCTGACCAAGCAGTTCCTGATCTCGCCGCCGTCGAGCCCGCCCGTGGGCTGGGAGCCGCGCGCCGAGGGCGAGCCGCTGGTGAACCACGACCTGCTGGCGGCGCTGGCGACCCTCGCGCCCGGCGGCTCCTGCGAGCTCCACGCGCGCACGCCCACGCAGCCCGCCATCATCGTGCACACCGCGCTCGCTGCCGACGCGCAGCCACACATTGGAGTCAAGATACCACAGACACGCTGTCCAGAATTTTGA
- the LOC105386972 gene encoding organic cation transporter protein isoform X1 — protein MDKDQALEDMMAKLGDFGRYQGFQFFLHILSALTAGMHMLSLVTVAAVPDHRCWVENVDTDNTTAPWNSSLILSAIPLTPTGDLHNCLIYRNNESVSCDRWVYDTTYRTSSRAIEWDLVCDQRWRGSLAQTAYMLGVFTGAVVLGGLADKMGRKIIFCWSAVLQLLFGILVAYIPEYWTLLAFQFLYGIFGSAGSYITGFVLTMELVGPSKRTICGVMFQATFAAGIMLVAAWGALIDNRQLLQTIYGLHGLLLIPHIWIMDESPRWLWAQGRVKESIDIVEKALKCNRSDERLDRAQLVSRGKAESSKGAEAPSASVMDLFKTPNLRNKTLNICLCFFANSIVYYGLSLSTGKLEGNPYFILAIMGFVELPSYAAVIYFLDIWGRRPMISSMMLVGGAACIAASFVPSGGLLSTAVVMVGKLFIAGSFAIVYNYSAELFPTVVRNSALGLGSMCARTSGALTPLITLLDSFNPKIPAIIFGVVAIVSGFLCLVLPETMDKPMPQSLEDGETFGAGDTCFTSCLGRRERNRTYSESDKTAEVMVPLESVSRKG, from the coding sequence ATGCTGGGTAGAGAACGTAGACACCGACAACACAACGGCACCGTGGAACTCTTCACTCATACTGTCAGCGATTCCTTTAACCCCAACGGGTGATCTGCACAACTGTCTCATTTATAGAAACAATGAATCAGTGTCGTGCGACCGGTGGGTGTACGACACGACGTACCGCACGTCCTCGCGAGCCATCGAGTGGGACCTGGTGTGCGACCAGCGCTGGCGCGGCTCGCTGGCGCAGACCGCCTACATGCTGGGCGTGTTCACCGGCGCCGTCGTGCTGGGCGGCCTGGCCGACAAGATGGGCAGGAAAATCATATTCTGCTGGTCCGCTGTCCTCCAACTACTCTTCGGCATCCTCGTCGCCTACATACCCGAGTACTGGACGCTTTTAGCATTCCAATTTCTGTACGGGATCTTTGGTTCCGCCGGATCTTACATCACAGGCTTCGTGCTCACTATGGAGCTGGTGGGGCCTAGCAAGCGGACGATATGCGGGGTGATGTTCCAGGCCACATTCGCTGCAGGGATCATGCTGGTGGCGGCTTGGGGCGCTTTGATAGACAATCGACAACTACTACAAACCATTTACGGTCTCCACGGACTCCTTCTTATTCCTCACATCTGGATCATGGATGAATCTCCCAGATGGCTGTGGGCTCAGGGTAGGGTAAAGGAGTCCATTGATATAGTCGAGAAAGCTCTCAAATGCAATCGATCTGATGAACGTTTAGATCGCGCACAGTTGGTGTCTCGTGGCAAAGCAGAGTCATCCAAAGGTGCAGAGGCTCCTAGCGCCAGTGTCATGGATCTGTTCAAAACTCCAAACCTTAGAAACAAAACACTTAACATTTGCCTCTGCTTCTTCGCCAATTCGATCGTATACTACGGTCTGTCGCTCAGTACGGGTAAACTGGAAGGCAACCCCTATTTCATTTTAGCCATCATGGGCTTCGTTGAGTTGCCGAGCTATGCGGCGGTGATATACTTCCTGGACATCTGGGGTCGTCGTCCGATGATCAGCAGCATGATGCTGgtgggcggcgcggcgtgcaTCGCGGCGTCCTTTGTGCCGTCGGGCGGCCTGTTGTCCACCGCCGTGGTCATGGTCGGGAAGCTGTTCATCGCCGGCTCATTCGCGATTGTATACAACTACTCGGCCGAGCTGTTCCCCACGGTGGTGCGCAACTCCGCGCTGGGACTCGGCTCCATGTGCGCGAGGACTTCAGGAGCGCTGACTCCCTTGATAACGTTGCTTGACTCATTCAATCCGAAGATCCCTGCAATTATATTCGGGGTGGTGGCGATAGTGTCAGGCTTCCTATGCCTGGTGCTGCCCGAGACGATGGACAAGCCGATGCCGCAGTCGCTGGAGGACGGAGAGACGTTCGGCGCGGGGGACACCTGCTTCACCAGCTGCTTGGGACGGAGGGAGAGGAACAGAACGTACTCTGAAAGCGATAAAACTGCAGAGGTTATGGTGCCTTTAGAAAGTGTTAGTAGGAAAGGTTGA